From Carassius auratus strain Wakin chromosome 10, ASM336829v1, whole genome shotgun sequence, a single genomic window includes:
- the rsf1b.1 gene encoding remodeling and spacing factor 1, which produces MSASEAADGSSPELCPSFAVICSFLERYGALLDLPEVSFPELERSLQESSAVPKLLVDLHVKLLRKIGKSVSADRWEKYLIKICQEFNTTWAWELEKKGYREMTVECKTGILKYLCECQFDDNVKFKTAINEEDPDKMRLQPIGRDKDGLMYWFQLDQDNNVRVYMEEQDDLDGSSWKCIVRNRDDLAQILGLLKTHIDPALLVKKDQEEGSSSNSPNPENGEDKKKEGAEVEIRDEKSQNDLSASENKENILERVNAKQEDADTTDALSEKGLKVKEELQKHSETANGSTGSIKEEPQDEYENVKDLSTPSKNAAQTEDVKRKSLEETQRALKNDHQAKIPLKKREMKLREDFDTSSMGVRNAPVKESLTCFDDSRLNPEKINGHVPHLATSESETQKGSEGLQKESTEDNNSEKLPLVLDKSKESKKERKNDQMEKKMDANETRLCAEEQMEVEKSEESCAATAEENKEKTETSQSHEKIPGEEKRSSVSEQSEKTPGSEDVTDNRKSPSSDDTDATEVNTSKLPGESTKEESMKDLPNKESTIELSKEDTEDFPNKESSNNLTRDKSVKISLKDEPTKDLATKSLSEEDTSIEKSTKGFSKEAVKESSKDFVREESVQSLPKDEPAKESIKDLSKEETSEEKSMKNPKNEQSKKDLAEEESHEVLTEESRQSPKDSNKDHEKPDPTASTSMETEPFQSTKTEESSSCEVIKPLSGTEKPVYTEETKPHHSSADTTTEKEPTAIVSKTEKQCISEGDKLSTNEESESIASKPSEDTGDPQDKEQEQSESFKPASSDLEKPSVSDSTNKPSTSKTTEKVNREEKCDTAETDKKEDLETSKDKDKKVEAANSSEESALKKSEEVKVTERPDESNSSENPSSDREHEKEPDSKEGSKEKPMDIDSEISKADQIQSAIEEGIESTTASKKETHVPVDQNTTSSKQSKQDATSEKCEASEDVQEKSTAVVKSSKRPGRLPKKAVESQDEDKTGEGQEEKAQREGNRMKIKIPSHRRNAELQREEVRGDSESEVTDGRCLRRSPRISRPTAKAVEIQDRRVERKQVTPVSEKEKEENEDKEDEDSIPSKPRKAEPDGQTKPKVGRRRKRQPWSRMRRKRKSSDDDDDVVEESESEEEETEEDDSDEDYKVEKTRKRRRNRNRERNSSDDSTSSSEDEPNDDPCKHCGLPNHPELILLCDSCDSGYHTACLRPPLMIIPDGEWFCPPCQHKQLCDRLEEQLQNLDAALKKKERAERRKERLVYVGISLENIITPSVEVEEEKVEVVKEKKDVKKSKGWGRRSTRAKKYISYRFDEFDEAIEEAIEEDIKEAEGGGAGRGKDMANITGHREKDISTITQEDGKENGRPRRISAAQKKKRRRLNDLDSDSTVDEEESEDEFRLSDSSECEEFVASDNDAESEAEVPSFEDSDFGSDVGCPRRRQPPRRRRRPKGYSDEEELETDEEEEEEEMATEGSSEFSASDLDVRCRRSYRSRKQEVNYCESTDSDGSQASTNKDKKKKRRRLSSSDSEVSFQSVESDEEVRKPKKIRADSSEEESRKRRRRLSLKRRRESEDDDDDDDSDESEEEERPIRKRVNRIDSDDSESEEEVKKSPSEKETEETVGKGPSPLDYNSVELPPANGQSQVKGLEGLVPRPGVGVMTKNGNAPSAVPIVPNGMEIVAPEEDEDDLLGVTDLVDYVCNSEQL; this is translated from the exons ATGTCTGCCTCGGAGGCAGCGGACGGTTCTTCCCCGGAGTTATGCCCGAGCTTCGCCGTGATCTGCTCGTTTCTTGAGCGGTATGGAGCTCTGCTGGACCTGCCGGAGGTGTCGTTCCCGGAGCTGGAGCGCAGTCTGCAGGAGAGCAGCGCGG TACCAAAACTCCTTGTGGATCTTCATGTGAAGTTACTAAGGAAAATTGGCAAGTCTGTGTCGGCAGACAGATGGGAGAAATATCTCATTAAG ATCTGTCAGGAGTTTAACACCACATGGGCATGGGAGCTGGAGAAGAAAGGTTATCGAGAGATGACAGTGGAGTGTAAGACAGGAATACTGAAG TACTTGTGTGAATGCCAGTTTGATGACAATGTCAAGTTTAAAACCGCTATCAATGAAGAGGACCCAGATAAAATGCGTCTTCAGCCGATTGGCAGAGACAAAGATGGCCTCATGTACTGGTTCCAGCTTGATCAAGACAATAATGTAAGGGTCTATATGGAAGAACAGGATGATCTGGATGGGTCATCCTGGAAGTGTATAGTAAG AAATAGAGACGACCTGGCTCAAATCCTTGGACTGCTGAAGACTCATATTGATCCAGCACTTTTAGTAAAGAAGGATCAGGAGGAGGGCTCATCTAGTAACAGTCCGAACCCAGAGAATggagaagacaagaaaaaagaggGCGCTGAAG TGGAGATCAGAGATGAGAAGTCACAAAATGATTTGTCTGCATCTGAAAATAAGGAAAACATCTTGGAGAGGGTAAATGCAAAGCAAGAAGATGCAGATACCACAGATGCATTGTCGGAAAAAGGCTTAAAGGTGAAGGAAGAACTGCAGAAACATTCGGAGACGGCAAACGGCTCTACTGGATCGATCAAAGAAGAGCCACAGGATGAGTATGAGAACGTCAAGGATTTGTCAACACCTTCAAAGAATGCAGCACAGACAGAGGatgtaaaaagaaaatctttAGAAGAGACTCAAAGAGCTTTGAAAAATGACCATCAAGCTAAAATCCCCCTGAAAAAGCGGGAAATGAAACTAAGGGAAGACTTTGACACCAGCAGCATGGGAGTACGAAACGCTCCCGTGAAAGAATCACTGACATGTTTTGATGACAGCAGATTGAATCCTGAAAAGATCAATGGCCATGTTCCTCACCTTGCAACATCTGAGAGTGAAACGCAAAAAGGGTCAGAGGGTCTTCAAAAAGAAAGCACAGAAGATAATAATTCTGAGAAACTCCCTCTTGTTTTAGATAAATCCAAAGAGagcaaaaaggaaagaaagaatgaCCAGATGGAAAAGAAGATGGACGCAAATGAAACCAGATTGTGTGCTGAAGAGCAGATGGAAGTGGAGAAATCTGAGGAATCCTGTGCCGCCACTGCAGaagagaacaaagaaaaaactgaaaCCTCTCAATCTCATGAAAAGATCCCTGGAGAAGAAAAGCGTTCATCAGTAAGTGAACAATCGGAAAAGACACCTGGTTCTGAAGACGTAACTGACAATAGAAAGTCTCCCAGTAGTGATGATACAGATGCTACTGAAGTTAATACGTCAAAACTGCCTGGAGAGTCAACAAAAGAAGAATCAATGAAAGATCTCCCAAACAAGGAGTCAACGATTGAGCTTTCAAAAGAAGACACCGAAGATTTCCCAAACAAAGAATCATCAAACAATCTTACAAGAGACAAGTCAGTGAAAATTTCCCTAAAAGATGAGCCAACAAAAGATCTGGCGACGAAAAGTCTCTCAGAAGAAGACACATCAATTGAAAAGTCAACAAAAGGCTTCTCAAAAGAAGCAGTGAAAGAGTCATCAAAAGATTTCGTAAGAGAAGAGTCGGTACAAAGTCTTCCAAAAGATGAGCCAGCAAAAGAGTCAATTAAAGATCTCTCGAAAGAAGAGACATCAGAAGAAAAGTCAATGAAAAATCCTAAAAATGAACAATCCAAGAAAGATCTCGCAGAAGAAGAATCACATGAAGTTCTCACAGAAGAAAGTCGGCAATCTCCCAAAGACTCCAATAAAGACCATGAAAAACCAGATCCGACTGCTTCCACGTCGATGGAAACTGAACCATTCCAATCAACTAAAACAGAGGAGTCTTCTTCCTGTGAAGTAATCAAACCACTTTCTGGCACAGAAAAGCCAGTATACACTGAAGAAACGAAACCTCATCACAGCTCTGCAGACACTACCACAGAAAAAGAGCCAACTGCCATTGTCTCAAAAACTGAAAAACAGTGTATATCTGAAGGAGACAAGCTCTCAACCAATGAAGAAAGTGAGTCCATTGCCTCTAAACCTTCTGAGGATACAGGTGACCCTCAAGACAAAGAGCAAGAGCAGTCTGAATCCTTTAAGCCAGCATCAAGTGATCTAGAAAAACCATCTGTTTCTGATTCAACGAATAAGCCAAGCACATCAAAAACCACAGAGAAAGTAAACCGTGAGGAAAAATGTGATACAGCTGAAACTGATAAAAAAGAGGATTTGGAAACGTCAAAAGACAAGGATAAAAAGGTTGAAGCTGCAAACAGTTCAGAAGAATCTGCATTGAAAAAATCAGAAGAAGTTAAAGTTACAGAACGACCTGATGAATCCAACAGTTCGGAGAATCCTTCTTCTGATAGAGAACATGAAAAGGAACCTGATTCAAAGGAAGGGAGCAAAGAGAAGCCAATGGATATTGATTCAGAGATCAGTAAAGCTGATCAAATTCAGTCAGCTATTGAGGAGGGAATTGAGTCTACAACAGCAAGTAAGAAGGAAACGCATGTTCCTGTGGATCAAAACACAACCTCTAGCAAACAATCTAAGCAAGACGCAACTTCTGAAAAATGTGAGGCTTCCGAGGATGTTCAAGAAAAAAGCACTGCTGTTGTGAAAAGCAGTAAAAGACCGGGACGGCTTCCAAAGAAAGCTGTGGAGAGTCAGGATGAGGATAAAACAGGCGAAGGACAAGAAGAAAAGGCACAACGGGAAGGAAATCGCATGAAGATCAAAATCCCATCACACAGGAGAAATGCAGAACTTCAGAGAGAAGAGGTAAGGGGAGATTCAGAGTCTGAGGTGACCGACGGCAGGTGCTTGCGGAGATCTCCAAGAATCAGCCGACCCACTGCTAAAGCTGTGGAGATCCAGGACAGGAGGGTTGAACGGAAGCAGGTGACTCCTGTGTCtgagaaagaaaaggaggaaaACGAAGACAAAGAGGATGAGGATTCTATACCAAGCAAACCAAGGAAAGCTGAGCCAGATGGCCAAACAAAACCAAAG GTGGGGAGACGTCGGAAACGACAACCATGGTCTCGCATGAGACGTAAAAGGAAAAGTTCTGACGATGACGATGATGTCGTCGAGGAGAGCGAGAGTGAGGAAGAGGAGACGGAGGAGGACGACAGCGATGAAGACTATAAGGTGGAAAAGACCAGGAAAAGGAGGAGAAACCGAAACCGAGAGCGAAACAGCTCTGACGACTCTACCTCTTCATCAGAAGATGAACCTAATGACGACCCCTGCAAACACTGTGGCCTTCCCAACCATCCCGAGCTG ATCCTCCTGTGTGATTCCTGTGACAGCGGTTACCACACTGCCTGTCTGCGGCCTCCGCTCATGATCATTCCAGACGGGGAATGGTTCTGCCCCCCCTGCCAGCAT AAGCAACTTTGCGACAGGCTCGAAGAGCAATTGCAGAATTTGGATGCTGCCCTCAAAAAGAAAGAACGTGCAGAGCGAAG GAAAGAGCGACTGGTGTATGTTGGCATCAGTTTAGAGAACATCATCACACCTTCC GTGGAAGTGGAAGAAGAAAAGGTGGAGGTGGTGAAAGAGAAGAAAGATGTGAAGAAGAGCAAAGGTTGGGGACGGAGATCAACCAGGGCAAAGAAATACATAAGCTACAG ATTTGATGAGTTTGATGAAGCGATTGAAGAGGCAATCGAGGAAGACATTAAAGAGGCAGAAGGTGGAG GAGCAGGCCGGGGGAAGGACATGGCGAACATCACAGGCCACAGAGAGAAGGACATTTCCACCATCACACAGGAAGATGGGAAGGAGAACGGGCGGCCACGACGAATCAGTGCAGCTCAGAAGAAGAAGCGGCGGCGGCTCAACGATCTAGACAGCGACAGCACCGTGGACGAGGAAGAGAGTGAAGACGAGTTCCGTCTCAGCGACAG TTCAGAGTGTGAGGAGTTTGTGGCCTCTGATAATGACGCGGAGAGTGAAGCAGAAGTCCCGTCCTTTGAGGACAGCGACTTCGGCAGCGATGTTGGCTGCCCGCGGAGAAGACAGCCGCCACGCAGAAGACGCAGACCTAAAGGATACTCTGATGAGGAGGAGCTGGAAACcgatgaagaggaggaagaggaggagatgg CGACAGAAGGCTCTAGTGAATTCAGTGCCAGTGACCTGGACGTCCGATGTCGGCGGTCCTATCGGAGTCGTAAGCAAGAGGTGAATTACTGTGAAAGCACCGATTCTGACGGCTCACAGGCCAGCACCAACAAAGACAAGAAGAAGAAACGCAGACGTCTTTCCAGCTCCGACAGCGAAG TTAGTTTCCAGTCCGTCGAATCTGATGAAGAAGTCCGAAAGCCCAAGAAGATAAGAGCGGACTCGTCCGAGGAAGAATCCAGGAAACGCCGAAGACGCCTGTCACTTAAACGCCGGAGGGAGTCGgaagatgacgatgatgatgacgatTCAGATGAATCCGAGGAAGAGGAGCGGCCCATCCGGAAGCGTGTGAACCGCATCGACTCTGATGACAGCGAGAGTGAAGAGGAGGTGAAGAAGAGCCCGTCggagaaagagacagaggagactgttgGCAAAGGGCCCAGTCCACTGGACTACAACTCGGTGGAGCTTCCTCCAGCTAATGGACAGAGCCAAGTGAAGGGTTTGGAGGGTCTCGTGCCACGACCCGGGGTGGGAGTGATGACTAAAAACGGCAACGCCCCATCAGCAGTACCCATAGTGCCGAATGGCATGGAGATTGTTGCACCGGAAGAAGATGAAGACGACCTTTTGGGCGTCACAGACCTCGTAGACTATGTATGCAACAGTGAACAGTTATAA
- the ucp3 gene encoding mitochondrial uncoupling protein 3, translating to MVGIKPADLPPTAAIKFFGAGTAACFADLITFPLDTAKVRLQIQGESTAASGSAVVKYHGVFGTINTMVRTEGARSLYNGLVAGLQRQMSFASVRIGLYDSMKQFYTRGSENANIVTRLMAGCTTGAMAVAFAQPTDVVKVRFQAQVRESDGLKRYNGTMDAYRTIARDEGVRGLWKGCMPNITRNAIVNCAELVTYDIIKELILKYDLMTDNLPCHFTAAFGAGFCTTIVASPVDVVKTRFMNSTASQYRSALNCALTMLTKEGPKAFYKGFVPSFLRLGSWNIVMFVSYEQIKRGLTRMQSSWESPF from the exons ATGGTTGGAATCAAACCTGCCGACCTGCCACCAACTGCTGCTATCAAGTTTTTTGGAGCTGGTACAGCGGCATGTTTTGCCGATCTGATCACTTTCCCACTAGACACAGCAAAAGTGAGACTTCAG ATCCAGGGAGAGTCTACAGCTGCTTCAGGGTCAGCTGTGGTGAAATATCATGGAGTATTTGGCACCATCAACACAATGGTGCGTACAGAGGGTGCGAGGAGTCTGTACAATGGCCTGGTGGCAGGACTGCAACGACAAATGAGCTTTGCATCTGTTCGTATCGGTCTTTATGACTCAATGAAGCAATTCTACACCAGAGGATCTGAGA ATGCAAATATTGTTACTCGCCTAATGGCTGGCTGCACCACTGGTGCCATGGCTGTCGCGTTTGCACAGCCCACAGATGTTGTAAAAGTGCGTTTTCAGGCTCAAGTGCGTGAATCTGACGGATTAAAGAGATACAATGGCACAATGGATGCATACCGGACTATTGCACGTGATGAGGGTGTTCGAGGGCTTTGGAAGG GCTGCATGCCAAACATCACAAGGAATGCGATTGTAAACTGCGCCGAGCTGGTCACTTACGACATTATCAAGGAACTCATATTAAAATATGACCTCATGACAG ATAACCTACCCTGCCACTTTACCGCTGCATTTGGAGCTGGTTTCTGCACCACGATTGTGGCGTCTCCAGTAGATGTAGTTAAGACCCGCTTCATGAACTCAACTGCAAGCCAGTACAGAAGTGCACTAAACTGTGCCCTCACTATGCTGACCAAAGAGGGACCAAAAGCTTTCTATAAGGG CTTTGTGCCCTCCTTCCTACGCTTGGGATCCTGGAACATTGTGATGTTTGTCTCCTATGAGCAAATCAAGAGAGGTCTGACTAGAATGCAGAGCTCATGGGAGTCACCTTTCTGA
- the ucp2 gene encoding dicarboxylate carrier UCP2, whose protein sequence is MVGFRAGDVPPTATVKFIGAGTAACIADLFTFPLDTAKVRLQIQGETISPVNTGHGPVKYRGVFGTISTMVRVEGPRSLYSGLVAGLQRQMSFASVRIGLYDSVKQFYTKGSDHVGIGSRLMAGCTTGAMAVALAQPTDVVKVRFQAQISAGANKRYHGTMDAYRTIAKEEGFRGLWKGTGPNITRNAIVNCTELVTYDLIKDALLKSSLMTDDLPCHFTSAFGAGFCTTVIASPVDVVKTRYMNSAPGQYSSALNCAVAMLTKEGPKAFYKGFMPSFLRLGSWNVVMFVTYEQLKRAMMAARHNWATPL, encoded by the exons ATGGTTGGATTCAGAGCTGGTGATGTGCCTCCTACAGCCACTGTGAAGTTTATTGGTGCAGGAACTGCAGCCTGCATTGCAGACCTCTTCACATTTCCATTGGACACCGCAAAAGTTAGACTTCAG ATTCAGGGGGAGACCATAAGTCCCGTGAACACAGGCCATGGTCCAGTGAAATATCGTGGAGTGTTTGGCACGATCAGCACCATGGTGCGTGTCGAGGGGCCGCGCAGTCTCTACAGCGGATTGGTTGCGGGACTGCAGCGTCAGATGAGCTTTGCCTCTGTACGCATCGGCCTCTATGATTCCGTCAAGCAGTTTTACACCAAAGGCTCAGATC ACGTTGGGATTGGCAGTCGGCTGATGGCTGGGTGTACGACCGGAGCCATGGCAGTGGCTCTGGCCCAACCCACCGATGTGGTGAAGGTACGATTTCAGGCTCAGATCAGCGCTGGTGCCAATAAACGTTACCATGGTACTATGGATGCATATCGGACCATTGCAAAGGAAGAGGGGTTTCGTGGTTTGTGGAAAG GAACTGGCCCAAACATCACCCGCAATGCCATAGTAAACTGCACTGAGCTGGTGACCTATGATCTCATCAAAGATGCACTTCTAAAATCATCGCTGATGACCG ATGATCTTCCCTGCCACTTCACATCTGCATTTGGAGCTGGTTTCTGCACCACAGTTATTGCTTCTCCTGTTGATGTTGTGAAGACAAGATACATGAACTCCGCCCCGGGCCAGTACAGCAGTGCCCTCAACTGTGCTGTAGCCATGCTGACTAAAGAGGGACCAAAGGCTTTTTACAAGGG ATTCATGCCATCGTTCCTGAGGCTGGGCTCCTGGAATGTGGTTATGTTTGTCACCTATGAACAGCTGAAACGGGCCATGATGGCAGCACGCCATAACTGGGCCACTCCTCTTTAG
- the dnajb13 gene encoding dnaJ homolog subfamily B member 13 — translation MGRDYYAVLEINRNATDADIKKAYRRLALKHHPRSSSHARGAERFTLLAEAYDVLSEPRKKATYDKFGEEGLKGGIPSELGVNGAWSSGYVYHGNADETFRQFFGGDNPFADFFTNDGSEDNTALKSLRGQKEKLQDPPIERDLHLALEDLFYGCTKKIKISRRVMNEDGHTSSIRDKILTFTVKAGWNEGTRITFPKEGDQGPNNIPADIVFVIRQKHHPRFVRQNDDLYYTAHISLEKALTGFSVEVETLDGRLLNIPINDIVHPQYTKIVTGEGMPLANNQSKRGDLIMRFITQFPEKLSPEKKRLLKQALSSKLIQAS, via the exons ATGGGAAGAGACTATTACGCTGTTTTGGAAATAAACCGCAACGCCACTGATGCTGACATAAAGAAGGC CTACCGGCGGCTCGCGCTGAAGCATCACCCGCGCAGCAGCAGCCACGCTCGCGGCGCCGAGCGCTTCACTCTGCTCGCGGAGGCGTATGACGTGCTAAGCGAAC CACGTAAAAAGGCCACATATGATAAGTTTGGAGAGGAGGGTTTAAAAGGAGGGATCCCGTCTGAGCTGGGAGTGAATGGCGCCTGGTCATCGGGATATGTGTACCATGGAAATGCCGATGAAACATTCAGACAGTTTTTTGGAGGAGATAATCCTTTTGCAG ATTTTTTCACCAATGATGGCAGTGAGGACAACACAGCTCTTAAGAGCTTGCGTGGACAAAAAGAAAAGCTACAGGATCCACCAATAGAGAGAGACCTTCACCTCGCCTTGGAGGACCTTTTTTATGGATGcactaaaaaaattaagatatccCGTAGG GTCATGAATGAAGATGGACACACATCCAGCATCAGGGATAAAATTTTAACCTTCACTGTAAAAGCAGGATGGAATGAAGGGACGCGGATCACATTTCCAAAAGAGGGAGACCAG ggaCCAAACAACATCCCAGCAGATATTGTTTTTGTCATACGCCAAAAGCATCATCCACGCTTTGTTCGCCAAAATGATGATCTGTACTACACAGCACACATTTCTCTTGAGAag GCTTTGACTGGTTTCTCAGTAGAAGTTGAGACACTAGATGGCAGGCTTCTCAACATCCCCATCAATGACATTGTGCA cCCTCAGTACACCAAAATTGTGACTGGGGAAGGAATGCCACTAGCCAACAACCAGTCCAAGAGAGGGGACCTGATCATGCGCTTCATTACACAATTCCCAGAGAAGCTCTCACCTGAGAAGAAAAGGCTTTTAAAACAAGCCCTCTCATCCAAACTCATTCAGGCATCTTAA
- the LOC113109982 gene encoding LOW QUALITY PROTEIN: 39S ribosomal protein L48, mitochondrial (The sequence of the model RefSeq protein was modified relative to this genomic sequence to represent the inferred CDS: inserted 2 bases in 1 codon), with amino-acid sequence MNTLLNKVLLLQNTRALLCAASSVQSQVLTTQMPLGVLLTNRQYRSMPTHGIGKYRHLLPKVLPKKKKDRVQAKQIKAATATEFGVFNVXVSGYDMTLVEHYSQYIHNLCNHLDIKVDESYARPTKSTEVMVMQEQGTKMYVDAVLKTHERIVQISEMKATLFPIFMDVVLKNQPEGVRFCVKQHSDTDFQARFKTRPELEGLLAKINN; translated from the exons ATGAACACTTTACTGAACAAG gttttaTTGTTGCAGAACACACGGGCGCTGTTGTGTGCAGCATCATCGGTTCA AAGTCAGGTGTTAACTACACAGATGCCTTTGG GTGTATTATTGACTAACAGACAGTATAGATCAATGCCCACACATGGTATTGGAAAATACCGACATCTTCTTCCAAAAGTATTG CCAAAGAAGAAGAAGGACAGAGTTCAGGCGAAGCAAATCAAAGCGGCAACGGCAACTGAGTTTGGTGTGTTTAATGT TGTCTCCGGTTATGACATGACTCTAGTGGAACATTATTCCCAGTACATCCACAATCTCTGCAATCATTTGGACATCAAAGTCGATGAAAG CTATGCCCGGCCTACGAAAAGCACAGAGGTCATGGTGATGCAGGAGCAAGGCACTAAGATGTATGTAGATGCAGTCCTGAAAACCCATGAGCGTATTGTTCAG ATCAGTGAAATGAAGGCAACACTTTTTCCCATATTTATGGACGTTGTTCTGAAGAACCAGCCTGAGGGGGTCCGATTCTGTGTAAAGCAG cACTCGGATACAGATTTTCAAGCCCGGTTCAAGACAAGACCTGAGCTTGAGGGACTTCTtgcaaaaattaataattaa